Within the Catalinimonas niigatensis genome, the region GGCAAATAAACTATTGATAGTTGACTCCTGGATTAAACTTTCATTGATGTTAGGGCTGGCGTTATTCCCCAAATTATAAATTCCATCTATAGAAAGCTGATCCACCGAGGCGTAGTTACGCTTATAATAATTTACCCGGTTGACTCCTCCCAGTTGGGTAACCACTGAAAAAGCTGTACCAAAATCCTTATCTATGGTGAAGATGAAATCTGAGTTGGTTTCCTGTCTTCTTAGTACTTCTTCGCTGTAAGTTCCTGCTCTGAATGAGCCTCTTGTTCTGGCATAGCCGTTTACGGATATCCGGGTATCTGTCCAAATATCAGTACCTGAACGGGCCATTAGGCTCAGCCAGTCGTTGAATTCATAATTCAACGCAATATTTCCCAGAAAACGGTCTTTTTCGTTGGGCTTTACTAAAACTTCTTCCCAGAAGAAAGGATTAGTAAAGTAAGTATGCTGCCAGTTTGGTGGTTCGTCATTACCTACTGGCTGAATGTGTACATCTTCGTAGTCTCTGTAATTTCTAAGCTGGTCAAAATTGGTATGGCGGTGGTGCCAGATAAATTCCTGTCCGCTCTGGTAACCGCGATTGTCTGATCCTGATTTGATATACTCCCCCATCGCCGTCACTGACAGCTTATCGGTGAAATTATAGTTAGAATTAAGGCGGAAGTTATTTCTCCAATAGTTATTATTATGGGCAATACCATCCTGCTGCGTACGACCAAGTGACAGACGGAATGAACCGTTGTCATTGCCAGCACTTAAGGCAACGCTTCCATTTTGGGTTACTCCGGTATCCCAAAACTGTTCCCAGTTGTCAGGTTCAGGTACCAGAGGTGCGGTTTCTGTTCCTGACCACCAGTGGCGTACCAGTCGGCCATCTAGCGGAGCTCCCCAGCTTTCGTCGGTACCGGCAGAACCTTGTATTCCGTCTACTGTACCGCTCCAGCCGTCAGCGTACCAGGATCTTCCTCCTGTACCACCACCATAGGTATTCTGAAATTTCGGTTTTACCAAGGGATCATCAAAAGTAGTACTTACGTTGACATCCACTCCAATACCTTTCTTTCCGGCACCGGATTTGGTGGTAATCAGGATTACTCCGTTGGCTGCACGTGAACCATAAAGAGCCGCTGCATTAGGACCTTTTAATACGCTCATTTCAGCAATATTGTTGGGGTCAATTTCTGAAATACCTCCTCCGTAACGCTGATTGTCCCCGCGCTCATCAAAGGTAGCATTGCTGGATTGCTGCATGGGCACACCATCAATAACAATTAAGGGCTGATTATTACCGGCAACTGATGAAAAGCCCCGGATCACAAATTCAGGAGCACCACCCGGTGTACTGTTACCTGCTACTTGTAAGCCAGCCACTTTGCCGGAGAGGTTATTCACAACACTTTGGGTGGGAACCTTGGCGATATCTTCGCCTCCAACAGACTGTACAGAGTAACCCAAGGCTTTTTTCTCTCTTTCTAAACCAAAGGCAGTTACTACAACTTCCGAAAGTGACTGGATATCCTGAGTCATACTGACATTAAATTCTTCCTGATTTCCAATGGCAACTTCTTGACCGGTAAGTCCAATAAAAGAAAAAACCAATGTTTCCGCTTCTGGTGACACGCTTAAAGAAAATTTCCCATCAATGTCAGTGATAGTTCCT harbors:
- a CDS encoding SusC/RagA family TonB-linked outer membrane protein, with product MRNNFTTLCSSGMYQFRCYSLLIVTILITHLSYAQDRNISGTVTAYEDSSPLPGVNVLVKGTSIGTITDIDGKFSLSVSPEAETLVFSFIGLTGQEVAIGNQEEFNVSMTQDIQSLSEVVVTAFGLEREKKALGYSVQSVGGEDIAKVPTQSVVNNLSGKVAGLQVAGNSTPGGAPEFVIRGFSSVAGNNQPLIVIDGVPMQQSSNATFDERGDNQRYGGGISEIDPNNIAEMSVLKGPNAAALYGSRAANGVILITTKSGAGKKGIGVDVNVSTTFDDPLVKPKFQNTYGGGTGGRSWYADGWSGTVDGIQGSAGTDESWGAPLDGRLVRHWWSGTETAPLVPEPDNWEQFWDTGVTQNGSVALSAGNDNGSFRLSLGRTQQDGIAHNNNYWRNNFRLNSNYNFTDKLSVTAMGEYIKSGSDNRGYQSGQEFIWHHRHTNFDQLRNYRDYEDVHIQPVGNDEPPNWQHTYFTNPFFWEEVLVKPNEKDRFLGNIALNYEFNDWLSLMARSGTDIWTDTRISVNGYARTRGSFRAGTYSEEVLRRQETNSDFIFTIDKDFGTAFSVVTQLGGVNRVNYYKRNYASVDQLSIDGIYNLGNNASPNINESLIQESTINSLFASAQFGFNNYLFLDVTGRNDWSSTLPTGSNSFFYPSVSLSAVITDMLDVQSEILSFAKIRASWAQVGNDADPYMLQQVYQPEGLWDGSIPKFSESKEIANRELKPETTTGIEVGADFRFLNGRLGLDVTYYDQSTEDQILAVDISRASGYTSRVLNAGEITNKGVEVMLSGTILQLPGGLTWDASVNFARNRNEVVELADGLTSLTLWSIRGASLEARVGEAYGNLYGNKLARTEDGEVIFRNGLPYNIPGQHVIGNITPDWIGGISNTITFKGVSVSALIDIKKGGDIYDMGSSIARVTGVLEESVVGREEGVIGLGVKNIGTEEAPQYVPNDVVASARGFYSYYSGRQFHEAAVMDGSYVKLREASVGYQLPSSWFDNMFLQSARFSIVGRNLAIFHKNASHIDPEISAADLGYNYGQLPSTRSIGFNLNVKF